Genomic DNA from Roseburia intestinalis L1-82:
ACTCGTTATTTTTTATCTCGACTGCACCGACGAATTGAACCGGATCCCGGTACGCAGCTATGAAAAAACTGCTACAACCCAATTTTGATTCCACAACGCACTTTCCATCGAAGGTGCGTTTCTTATGGGATAAAAAAGTAAACAAAGGAGGATTCTATGAATCAAAACAATGAACCAATCCGTGATGCCTCAGTTCTTGGCATTCCAAAGATGCTGCTGCTCGGTCTGCAGCACATGTTTGCCATGTTCGGCGCAACAATTCTTGTCCCGATCCTGGTAAACAGTTATTTTGGGGAGGATGTCCTGCATGTTCAGGTTACCCTGATCTGCGCCGGTATCGGCACACTGTTTTTCCATTTTTGCACCAAATTTAAAGTTCCGGCTTTTCTCGGTTCTTCGTTCGCATTTTTAGGCGGATATGCCACGATCGCTTCCATGGATTCAGGTGTATTTGCTGAGATGTCGAATGCAGACAAACTGTCCTATGCCTGCGGCGGTGTTGTTGTTGCCGGACTTTTATACCTGATCTTAGCACTGATCATCAAGCTTGTCGGTGTCAAAAAGGTTATGCGTTTCCTGCCGCCGGTCGTTACCGGTCCGATCATCATCTGTATCGGTTTAAGTCTTGCAGGTTCTGCGGTAAACAACGCTTCTAAGAACTGGCTTTTAGCACTGATCGCCCTTGCAGTCATCATCATCTTTAATATCTGGGGAAAGGGCATGTTCAAAATTATCCCTATCCTGATGGGTGTTATCATTTCCTACTGTGCCGCTCTTATCTTTAATGCACTTGGTATGACAAATGCGGACGGTTCTGCAATCCTTGATTTTTCAAATATCGCAGCAGCTTCCTGGATTGGTGTTCCTGCATTTTCCATCTGCAAATTCAATATCTCTGCCATCCTTGTCATGGCTCCGATCGCACTTGCAACCATGATGGAACACATTGGAGATATCTCCGCGATCTCTGCGACTGTAAATCAGAACTTTATCGAGGATCCGGGACTGCACCGCACATTAATCGGAGACGGACTTGCAACTGCACTCTCCGCACTCTTCGGTGGTCCTGCTAACACAACCTACGGTGAAAATACCGGTGTTCTGGAATTAAGCCGTGTTCACGATCCGAAAGTGATCCGGTTAGCAGCATGTTATGCGATTCTCTTAAGCTTCATTCCAAAAATGGCTGAAGTGATCGGTTCTATGCCATCTGCGATCATCGGTGGTGTCAGCTTTATGCTCTACGGTATGATCTCTGCGATCGGTGTCCGGAATGTTGTAGAGAACCATGTTGATTTTACAAAATCCAGAAACCTTATCATTGCCGGTGTGATTTTCGTGTGTGGTCTTGGTTTTTCGGACGGTCTTACTTTTACCGTTGCCGGAACTTCTGTCACACTCACTTCCCTTGCCATCGCTGCAATCGCAGGTATCTTTTTAAATGCGATCCTGCCGGGAAATGATTACCACTTTGGAAAAGATCCGAAGATCGATGCAAACCGCGGTCTTGACATGATCCCGAATCTGCACGAAGATACCAGTTATGCAGATGATGAGGAATAACCTGCATGTCATCCGGAGAACTTTTTCATTCATAGAAAGTATTCACATACTGCACCAGCATCTGGTCTTACCGGTCAGATATAATAAATTTTGATTACTCCAAAATTTGCTGCCCCTCGCAGATACAGTGTTGCAACGCTGCTGCCTTCGCCGCGTCCTATTTCCTCCACTGCTCCAAAGGAACGCTTCAGTTCATTCTGCACTTTCCATTCTTTTGGTATATAGAGATTTGTCTCCCCAAAGTTATTTTCCACTTCGACCGACGCCGCTTCCCCTGCGATTATGGCATTGTCAAAATAAACGCTCATACTTCCAAAGTTATTTTCAAGCTGTGCATCGCAGAAATGCTCCGAATTGATATAACGGATGGCAGAGCCAAAATTATTTTCGCAGCGGATGTGTTCACCGCTGCACTGCTCACCGTTTGGCATACTCATTTGTTCATCCCAGTTTATGGTTTTTGTTTTCCAGTTTTTTCTTCGTACATCTTTAAAGATCATAGACAGACCGATACTTAAAAGCAATGCCGCACCAAGTATCGTCCAGCTTGTCAGTCCTAATTTTTCCAGCCCAAGAGGTTTTCTGTAAAGAATGCAGATAAAGGCTATTGCAAATACAATCGAATAAAAATTAACATCTTTTATCCCCTCAACAAACAGCCAGACAAACAGGACCGTCATAAAAATACCGGGCAAACCAACACCCAGTTCCATCCCTGTACTGCTGATCACCAGATACACTGCCGCAAGAAATATAAAAAATAATCCCCATGCAATATTTTTCTTTTTCATTGATGTAACCTTCTTTCTTCTAATTTGCTGATTAACGGTTTGTAATAATATCTAGAGACATACACCTTTTTGTGCGTGTTCTCAAATGCCACGACACTTGATGCCGTCAGGTTCCGATTAATGGAAAAAATATGAGAAGTATTTAAGATCGTCGATTTTGACACCCTCATAAAAAATCCCGGAAGTATTTCCTCTAATTCATACAGCTTGTATCCGGCCTCATACATATCATTTCCGGTGTGTGCCGCCACTCCATGATCCGCTGTCTCAAAGAACAAAATATCATTCATCGGAAGATAATACTCGGTATTTCCTTTGTAGAGGACGATCTTCTGGACTGCCCCGGCTGCCTCACTGACTGCTCTCTGAATGGCTGCAATCTGTTCTGTCATTCCACGGCAGCGGATAATGACTTCTTCCTCCGCCTGTTCATCCATTTCGATTTTAATTTTCATAACCTGTCTCCTTTTCTGTACTGACAGGTACATTATAAAAAACGAACCACCCGGTGTAAATGCTTTTACACCAAGTGGTTCGTTTTCCTATGGTAAGTGGTAAATTTTTTACATAATGCGGCTCATTGCGGAAAGTGCTCTGACAGCGGTCTGCAGATAAGGATTTTCTGTCTCATAGAATTTTCCTTCGTCTGCTTTTTCTGCAAATGCAGGATCTAACGGAATCTTTCCGAATACCGGAAGTGTCAATTCCGCTGCGACATCCTCGATATGGCTCTCGCCGAATAATTTGATCTCTTTTCCGCAGTCCGGACATTTTAAATAGCTGAAATTCTCGATCAGTCCAAGTACCGGAACGTGCATCATCTCTGCCATATTGTATGCTTTTTTAACGATCATCTGTACCAGTTCCTGCGGAGAGGTAACGATCACGATACCGTCGACCGGAAGTGACTGGAATACCGTAAGTGGTACGTCACCTGTTCCTGGCGGCATATCGACAAATAAATAATCAACATCTCCCCATACGGTCTCATTCCAGAACTGTTTTACCACACCTGCGATCACAGGTCCTCTCCAGATAACCGGATCTTCCTCATTGTCCAAAAGCAGATTGACAGACATTACTTTGATACCGTTTTCTGCTTCTAACGGGATCATTCCCTCCTCGGTACCGACAACCTGACCATGTACACCGAGCATTTTCGGGATGGACGGTCCTGTGATATCCGCGTCCATGATTCCCACTTTATAACCAGCCTGTTTCATGGCGCATGCAAGTGATGCAGTCACGAAAGACTTTCCTACACCGCCTTTTCCACTGACAACGCCAATTACTTTCTTTACATTCGAAGATGGATTCATCGGCTCTTTTGCGATTCCGTTTCCACCTTTTGCCTTGCTCGGACAGCCCTCACAGCTCTCCCTGCTGCAGCTTGATGCGCTGCTGCAACTACTATTCTCTGCCATGTCTCATACACTCCTTTTATCTTTATTCATTCTTACAGACATTTTTTATTCTGCCCTGTCTTATCTGCCTGATTCCTGTTCCCGCTTTTTAAATATCTCCTGCAGTGACTCCGTATACGGTGCTCTTGCAATTCCGTATTCTGTGACGATGCCCGCGATCAATTCATGATCTGTCACATCGAATGCCGGGTTGAACACTTTGACGCCCTCCGGTGCCATGCGCTCTTTGTACCACATCTCGGTCACTTCCTCCGCCGGACGCTGTTCAATGTGAATATCAGCTCCCGTCCTGGTGTTCAGATCAATCGTTGAGGTCGGCGCACAGATATAAACCGGGACGTTATAATATTTTGCCACCGCAGCAACCACGGAGGTTCCGATCTTGTTTGCCGTATCACCGTTTGCCGCCACACGGTCACAGCCGACAAATACCGCATTGACCCAGCCGTTTTTCATGACGGTTGCAGACATATTATCACAGATCAATGTGACATCCACTCCTGAGGACTGCAGTTCAAATGCCGTCAGCCTGGCTCCCTGTAACAGCGGCCTTGTCTCATCTGCAAATACTTTAAAATGATAGCCCTTCTCTTCTCCAAGATAGATCGGGGCTGTCGCTGTGCCATATTTGCTGGTGGCAAGCTGACCTGCATTGCAGTGTGTCAGGATACCGTCTCCCGGTTTCACCAACGTCAGACCATACTCTCCGATCTTCTTGCAGACACGGATATCCTCCTGCCAGATCTCAACTGCCTCCGCTTTGAGGTATCCTTTGATCTTTGACACATCTTCACCGGCATGTGCCTCTAAGACACCCTGCATCCGGTTTAATGCCCAGCTTAAATTGACCGCCGTCGGTCTTGCAGAATCTAAATACTCTTTTTGTTTTACAAACTCTTCATGAAAAGTATCATAATCTGATGCACTGCTCTGTTTTGCCAGAAGATAGATTCCAAATGCCGCTGCAACTCCGATTGCCGGAGCACCTCTTACCCTGAGCAGGTAAATGGCATCCCAGATCTCTTCCGCTGTCTTTAATGCAATCAGTTCTATGCTTCCCGGCAGCTTTGTCTGGTCAATGATAATGATCGCATTATTTTCATCATCCAGGCGCACCGTATCATAATTCATGATATTGTCATTTTCTTTCTTTTGCTGCATATGAATGACCAATGCCTTTCCTGTTTCTTTTTACACTTCTTTCTATTATACACGCTAAAGATATGATTTTAAAGCCTGCATACGGTACTTTTTAAGATACACAAAAAAGAAGACAGCATCTGCCCTCTGACATTATCTGCCCTCTTCTTTCAATGTCCACTTTCTTCCCTCTGTTTTTATGTACTGCTTTTTCCTCCAAAAAACCTTGAAAAGATCGAAAGTCTCCGCTTTTTTACCTCTTCTTTTTTCGGAAATCTCTCTTCCTCCGAATAATCCGGCACCCAGTCGATGTAAAATAAACGGTCATCCACATCCGTCCTTCCGTTAAAATGCCGGCACATATCCTTGATCACTTCCATCATGGCATCTGCCATCTTCTCCGCATCCTGCGCCATACGGTCACAAAACTCCATTCCGCGGTCCGGTCCCTCTTCTCCCCAGATGCAGTCATCACCGAGTACTCTCAATTTATTCAGACGATCTCTCTGATCCTTGACCATGCTAAAAAAACGACTTACTAAAACATTATGCTCTTCTTTATCCGTATAACACAAAAATTCCTCTAACAATGTACCTTCCGGGAAACCAATCTCGTAATAATCATTGTAAAAACGGCAGATCCGTTCTGCTGTTTTCCGGAACAGGATGCCGCTCTGCTGCGGCTCCTTCCAATAATGTGCTTCTGCATCCACAAGTTCTTTGTAGATCTCATCGTATGCCGCCTTGATTTTCGGATCTTTTATCTCACATTCCATCATAAAGTCAAAATTCATTCCCGTCTTCCTCCGCAAAGTTCACTCCAAATCACATTCTTTAAGCGTCTCGTCAGCGATGTTGTTCCCGCATCCTTAAGCTGCATGGTAAGAAGCATCGTAAGCCGGTCTTTCGGGCTGTTGCAGAAATATGCCCCAAGCCAGCCATCCCAGCCGTATTCTCCTATGGAAGTAAACATCGGAGATTTTCCCGGCTCTTTCTGGATTCTCAAAAGGTTTGCATAGGTATATCCGCGGATACCCTCCCAGCACTGGTCTAACACTTCCTGCTGCCATGACATGAGCGAGCCGTTTGTCATGTAATGTACTGTCTGCGGTTTTAAGATCTGTTTTCCCTGATAAGAACCTTCCTGCAGTAACATGGCTGCAAACTTTGCGTAATCGTCCAGTGTAGAGACCAGTCCTGCACCGCCAGATTCAAACGCCGGTACCTGTTCCATCGCATTCATGATACCAAGATGATTTTCCGTATAAAGTTCTAATCCCTGTTCCGTCCTCTGGTATACTTTTGCAAGGCGCTCCTGTTTGTTCTCTGGTACATAAAATGCAGTATCTTCCATGTCAAGTGGTTCAAAAAATTCTTCTTTCAGAAATTCGCCAAAAGTTTTTCCGCTGATGACCTCAATAACCGCCCCAAGCACATCTGCAGAGGTTCCATACTGGAAACTCTCTCCCGGCTGGAACTGAAGCGGTATCAATCCAAGACGGTTTGCAACCTCCTGCGTTGTCATCGCATCCTCCAGATATAAGTGTTCTTTGATCCTGTCAAAGAGCTTTTCCGTCTCCATGGAGCAGACACTTGTGACATCCCCGCCGTACATCAGACCGGATGTCATGTTAAGCAGATCACAGATCCTCACCGGCCGGACCGTCGGCACAAGTTTTCCGCCTGATGCCACGATCGCATTGTGAAATCCCGGCAAAAATTCTTCCACGAAAGCTCCTGGATCAAGCAGCCCGCGTTCCATCAAAAGCATGGCAGCCGCAGACGTGACCGGTTTTGTCATGGAATACAGCCTTGCAATCGTATCCCGTTCGTATTTTTTACCAGCTTCAATGTCTGCATAACCGTCGGCTGCAAATGCCATTTCCTGTCCATCCCGGATCACCACAATATTTGCTCCGGCAATCTCTTCTTTTTCCACTGCTGTCTCTATCAGCCGTTCTAACTTCTGACTTAATTCCTTCATATTCTAAACCCTTTTCCCTGACATATCTCTCTTTTACGCAAGCAATTCTCTTAAATCCTTCTCCTCTGCACTTACAGACCCCTGGATCATTGCAGCACTTCCGCCACCTCTTGCACCTGTTTTTTCACGCAGCAGTGTGGCGATCTCTCTGCAGTCTTTTGTTTTACTTCCTATAATAAAATTATAACCGCCCTCTTCTTTTTCCACAAAAATGCCGCAGATCCCGGCATGCGTTTCCACAAGTCCATTGATGGCGTTACGCATGACCGGAGTATCCAGATCCGTTTCAAATAAAAGTACATTTTCCTGATCCGCCGGGATCTCTTTCATCTTCTGCTCCACCAGCTTTTGCTTTGCCTGCGCCAGCTTATATTTCAGATCCTGGTTGGACTGTTTTAATTTTTCCACAAGTTCTGGCAGTAACTCCTGATTGGCGGAAAGTGTACCTGAGATAGAAGAAATTACCTGTGATTTTTTCCGTTCTTCCTCCAGTGCACGGAACCCACTCAAGATACTGATTCTGACACCACCTTTATAATTAGAAAGACTCTGTACGTTGAGCATGCCGATCTCACCGGTTTTCTTCACATGTGGTGCACAGCATGCACACACATCCACACCAGGGATTGTCACAATGCGCACCTGTCCTTCGATTTCGATCTTGCTGCGGTAATCAAGTGTTTTCAATTCTTCTTTTGACGGATAGGTAATCTCGACCGGAAGATTTTTCACGATCACTTCGTTGGCTGCCGTCTCAACTTCACGTACCTCATCCGCAGTTAAAACACCGTTAAAATCCATCGTGACGATATTGTCGCTCAGATGAAACCCGACATTGTCATATCCAAATCTGCTGTGTACAATCCCGGAAAAAATATGTTCTCCGGAATGCTGCTGCATATTATTAAAACGGTGTGTCCAGTCAATGATCCCGTGTACGGTCTCCCCAACGGCAAGCGGTTCTTTTAAGCTGTGTGTGATCACATCTTTTTTGATCTGCACATCCGTCACTTCGATGCCATCTATCGTCCCTTTATCCGGACTCTGTCCGCCCTCTTCCGGGAAGAAAAGTGTACGGTCCAAAATCACATGATAACCGCTCTCCTTCTTCTCCTGGTATGCTTCACAGGATATAACCTTTGCATCAAACTCCACCGCATATGCATCCTGGTCGTATAATTTTTCTGTCATGCTTTTCCTCTTTTCCTACTGTAATACTGGCGTAAAATCCTCAGTGTCTCCGCAGAAAAGTCCTCCTAAAGAAGCTACGATCTTGTTCATCGCCTTCTTTGCAGTCTCAAATTCTTCCGGTTTTAAAGTGACTAGAAATACATTTTCACAGCCATGTTGCTTTGCAAATGCTGCCGTGATTTCATCTTTTGCCGGAATCTTTGTCCATTCGATATCAAGTGTTGCCCCGTCATTTAATCCTATTTCCAGTACTCCTGCATCTTCCCAGATCTCTACCTCATAATCGTCTGTCAGTACCTCATAAATGCTGCGCACCGTCACATTTGCAGGTGCAAAATATAACCATTCTCCCGGTGCAGTGCTCTTTTCTTTTTTAATTTTCTCCGGTTTACTCTGCCGTTTCATCGGATTTCCCTCCGTTTCCTGCTCTACGCTTTAGTATAGCATAATCTGACATTTTTTCTACTTATATTTCCATCTTTTTCTTATATAATGACATGTATACAGTATATGAAAACATACAGGAGGCACACAGTATGGAAGCATCAAATGTTTATTTCACATCTTTTAAGGCAACGGAGCATGAGAATCTGCTCTAGAAACTGCATCGTCTTATGAAAACTGCGGGGTTTGAGACGATCGATTTTACCGACAAATACGCTGCGATCAAAATCCATTTTGAATGGAAGAGCTGCATTGCGCATGCTGTTAAGATTGGACTTGGAAGTGATCAATATAAGCTGATTACGATTTAGTTAGGAATTTTTGTAGATTCGTGGACAAAAGGCGGTCACAGCCGTTAGTCTGTGACCACCTTTTTCTATTTACTGCAGATGTCTATGCTTCTGCTTCTTTCGCATTATCCAGTGCGATCAGTTTGGAGATGATCTCCTCGCAGATCTGGGTGACGTTTTTTCCATCTGTGGCAACGGTGATGTCCGCGACTGCTTCATAACGGTCTTTTCGTTTATCCATAAGACCACTGATGAATTCAACGTTCATGTTATTGTTTAAGATCGGGCGCTCGTCGCTGTCTTTGACACGCTCGTAGATAGTTTCCGGTTTTGCGGTGAGTAATACGACACGTCCATTCTTTTTCATGTGATCGGTGTTTTCTTCTCTCATGACGACACCACCACCACAGGAAACGATCGTCTGTTTTCTTTTCTGCAGCTCGATTAAGGTGTTGCTCTCTAAGTTACGGAAGTATGCCTCACCGTATTCGTCAAAGATCTCAGAAATGGACATGCCCTGTTTTTCTACGATCATCTGGTCCATCTCCACGCGGTCCATCTCAAGTTTATCTTTCAGTTCTCCGGCGATCGTACTCTTTCCGGCTCCCATGAATCCAATCAGGAAGATGTTGTAGTCAAACAGACTCTTTGCCTGGATACGGCGGCTGTTTTTCATGATATATTTGAAAATATCAAGGATCTCTTCCTCGAACTCATTGTCACCGAGTTTGTTCTTTAATGCGTCGGTCTGTTTCTTCTCCTGTTCCGGCTGTAAGATTGGAATACCGGTTGCTTTCTTATAAGAAATAATTTCCTGTATATATGACATTCGAACTGCAAGCTGTTCGATGATGATATCATCACATTCTCCAATTTTCTCACGGATCGCTTCTATCTTATCCATTATAATCCTCCTTGTTTTGCGGAGCAAAATGCGACTGCCACTGCAGGAGCAGAGGATTTTCCTCCTGGTTTTCCTCCCTGTTTTATAAAAAGCATTATAACAAGATGTGACACATTCCGCAAGCAAAATATTTTAGTACTTTAAAGTATTTATGTTTTAAAGTGTATAATATCATTTCCGACATGTTTTCTACTCGATCACACCTTTCATATCGCCAAGATATGCATCGACCAGATCCTCTGATACATTTTTTTCAATTGACTCATATACCGGCTTGCAGAGTTCTCTGATCTGTTCATGCATTTCATCATTCAATGAAATAATCTGTGTACCGCTTTCCTCGATTGTCTGGATACGGGATGCGATACGCTCATCCGACTGCTCTCTCGCATATTCTTTCGCTGTCTCCGCAGCCTCTCTGATGATTTCCTGCTGCTCGCCGGTCAGTCCTTCAAAAAACTCATCACTGACGATCAGTGAGATCAGATGCGGCAGATGGTTTGTCTCCACGACATAATCCTGCTGCTCATATAATTTATTAGAAACAATGACCTCATACGGATTTTCCTGCGCATCGATGGTTCCCTGCTGCAGTCCGATATACACCTCGGAAAATGTCATCGGTGTCGGGCTGGCACCAAGCGCTTTCCAATATGCCATGTGATAGGAATTTTCCATGGTACGGATCTTCTGTCCCTTAAAATCAGAGATTGACTGCACATTGCGGTTTGTGGTCATCACACGGAATCCCTGGTCGGCATATCCTAAAAGGACATATCCGGCATCCCCGTATACCTGCTGCATCATGGAAAGGAAATCCGGGTTATCCACATGTTCCCGCACTTCGTCGATCGTTTCAAACACTGCCGGCATATCAAATACTGCAACATCCGGCATAAAAGTCACCTGCGGTGCCGTATTTTGTACCACAAACGGGATATCACCCTCTTTACAGGACTCTAACAACTCTCTGTCTCCGCCAAGTACACTGTTTGGATAAACAGAAATCAGCATCATCCCGCCGCTCAAACGCTCCACTTCCTCTGCAAATTTTTCTGCATAGATCTGTGTGACCGTATCCTCCGGGCTTGAACTTCCAAGCGGCCACGCATAACGCTGCACTTTTGCCTGATCCTGTGTATCTTTATTCCCGCAGCCACTTGCAAAAAGTACTGCCCCTGCAAGGAAACCGCATAATATCTTTTTCTTACAATTCTTCAAGTTTTCGCCCTCCTTATGAAAGCAGACAGAGACTGATCGCCGGAATAAATGTGATCAGAAGCAGTGCAAGCATGAAATATCCAATCATCGGCATTGCCTTCTTTGCGATCTGCATCATCGGCACATTGGTAAGTGAACTTGCCACAAACAGGTTGACGCCGACCGGAGGTGTGACAAATCCAACCGCAAGATTTACGATCATCATGACACCGAAATGGATCGGATTCATTCCGACATGTTCTACAATCGGCAGTAAGATCGGACTTAAGATCAGAATCGCCGGGGTCGTATCCATGACCATACCAACAATCAGAAGTACCACGTTGATGACAATAAGCAGTACGATCTCATTTGAGAAATGTGTCATGATCCATGCACTGACATCCTGCGGTACCTGCATCAGCGTGAGCACACGCGAAAACGCGGTAGATGTTGCAAGAATAAATAAGATCGGCGCATAGGTTTTCATCGCCTCCACCATAATGCCCCAGATCTGTTTTACTTTAATAGATCTGTAAATGAACAGACTGACAAACAGGGAATAAAATACGGAGATGACAGCCGCCTCCGTCGGGGATGCCACACCGGAATAAATACAGCCAAGCACGATCACGGGGCTTAAGAGCGCCCAGATACTCTCTTTTAAAATGTTAAAGAATCCTTTTGCTTTGAGCTGATCCATTTTCGCCTGGATCTTCTCTCTGTCCTCACCGTGACGGCGGCAGTAATAATATGCGTAAAAGATCAGCAGTGCACTGATCATCATGCCCGGTACGATACCTGCCAAAAACAGCTCACTGACTGATTCACCGGTCGCCATCGCATACATGATAAACGGGATACTCGGCGGGATGATAACGCCAAGACCGCCCGCCACCGCAACGATCGCCGTGGAAAAATCTTTTTCATAGCCAAGTTCGATCAAAAGCGGAATCGTCATACTTCCGACCGCAGCAACGGTCGCCGGTGCAGAACCTGAAATTGCTCCATAAAACAGACAGGTAATGATC
This window encodes:
- a CDS encoding serine hydrolase domain-containing protein; translation: MKELSQKLERLIETAVEKEEIAGANIVVIRDGQEMAFAADGYADIEAGKKYERDTIARLYSMTKPVTSAAAMLLMERGLLDPGAFVEEFLPGFHNAIVASGGKLVPTVRPVRICDLLNMTSGLMYGGDVTSVCSMETEKLFDRIKEHLYLEDAMTTQEVANRLGLIPLQFQPGESFQYGTSADVLGAVIEVISGKTFGEFLKEEFFEPLDMEDTAFYVPENKQERLAKVYQRTEQGLELYTENHLGIMNAMEQVPAFESGGAGLVSTLDDYAKFAAMLLQEGSYQGKQILKPQTVHYMTNGSLMSWQQEVLDQCWEGIRGYTYANLLRIQKEPGKSPMFTSIGEYGWDGWLGAYFCNSPKDRLTMLLTMQLKDAGTTSLTRRLKNVIWSELCGGRRE
- a CDS encoding TRAP transporter substrate-binding protein: MKNCKKKILCGFLAGAVLFASGCGNKDTQDQAKVQRYAWPLGSSSPEDTVTQIYAEKFAEEVERLSGGMMLISVYPNSVLGGDRELLESCKEGDIPFVVQNTAPQVTFMPDVAVFDMPAVFETIDEVREHVDNPDFLSMMQQVYGDAGYVLLGYADQGFRVMTTNRNVQSISDFKGQKIRTMENSYHMAYWKALGASPTPMTFSEVYIGLQQGTIDAQENPYEVIVSNKLYEQQDYVVETNHLPHLISLIVSDEFFEGLTGEQQEIIREAAETAKEYAREQSDERIASRIQTIEESGTQIISLNDEMHEQIRELCKPVYESIEKNVSEDLVDAYLGDMKGVIE
- the mtnA gene encoding S-methyl-5-thioribose-1-phosphate isomerase, which encodes MQQKKENDNIMNYDTVRLDDENNAIIIIDQTKLPGSIELIALKTAEEIWDAIYLLRVRGAPAIGVAAAFGIYLLAKQSSASDYDTFHEEFVKQKEYLDSARPTAVNLSWALNRMQGVLEAHAGEDVSKIKGYLKAEAVEIWQEDIRVCKKIGEYGLTLVKPGDGILTHCNAGQLATSKYGTATAPIYLGEEKGYHFKVFADETRPLLQGARLTAFELQSSGVDVTLICDNMSATVMKNGWVNAVFVGCDRVAANGDTANKIGTSVVAAVAKYYNVPVYICAPTSTIDLNTRTGADIHIEQRPAEEVTEMWYKERMAPEGVKVFNPAFDVTDHELIAGIVTEYGIARAPYTESLQEIFKKREQESGR
- a CDS encoding Mrp/NBP35 family ATP-binding protein → MAENSSCSSASSCSRESCEGCPSKAKGGNGIAKEPMNPSSNVKKVIGVVSGKGGVGKSFVTASLACAMKQAGYKVGIMDADITGPSIPKMLGVHGQVVGTEEGMIPLEAENGIKVMSVNLLLDNEEDPVIWRGPVIAGVVKQFWNETVWGDVDYLFVDMPPGTGDVPLTVFQSLPVDGIVIVTSPQELVQMIVKKAYNMAEMMHVPVLGLIENFSYLKCPDCGKEIKLFGESHIEDVAAELTLPVFGKIPLDPAFAEKADEGKFYETENPYLQTAVRALSAMSRIM
- a CDS encoding alanyl-tRNA editing protein; this encodes MTEKLYDQDAYAVEFDAKVISCEAYQEKKESGYHVILDRTLFFPEEGGQSPDKGTIDGIEVTDVQIKKDVITHSLKEPLAVGETVHGIIDWTHRFNNMQQHSGEHIFSGIVHSRFGYDNVGFHLSDNIVTMDFNGVLTADEVREVETAANEVIVKNLPVEITYPSKEELKTLDYRSKIEIEGQVRIVTIPGVDVCACCAPHVKKTGEIGMLNVQSLSNYKGGVRISILSGFRALEEERKKSQVISSISGTLSANQELLPELVEKLKQSNQDLKYKLAQAKQKLVEQKMKEIPADQENVLLFETDLDTPVMRNAINGLVETHAGICGIFVEKEEGGYNFIIGSKTKDCREIATLLREKTGARGGGSAAMIQGSVSAEEKDLRELLA
- a CDS encoding shikimate kinase; translated protein: MDKIEAIREKIGECDDIIIEQLAVRMSYIQEIISYKKATGIPILQPEQEKKQTDALKNKLGDNEFEEEILDIFKYIMKNSRRIQAKSLFDYNIFLIGFMGAGKSTIAGELKDKLEMDRVEMDQMIVEKQGMSISEIFDEYGEAYFRNLESNTLIELQKRKQTIVSCGGGVVMREENTDHMKKNGRVVLLTAKPETIYERVKDSDERPILNNNMNVEFISGLMDKRKDRYEAVADITVATDGKNVTQICEEIISKLIALDNAKEAEA
- a CDS encoding uracil-xanthine permease family protein: MNQNNEPIRDASVLGIPKMLLLGLQHMFAMFGATILVPILVNSYFGEDVLHVQVTLICAGIGTLFFHFCTKFKVPAFLGSSFAFLGGYATIASMDSGVFAEMSNADKLSYACGGVVVAGLLYLILALIIKLVGVKKVMRFLPPVVTGPIIICIGLSLAGSAVNNASKNWLLALIALAVIIIFNIWGKGMFKIIPILMGVIISYCAALIFNALGMTNADGSAILDFSNIAAASWIGVPAFSICKFNISAILVMAPIALATMMEHIGDISAISATVNQNFIEDPGLHRTLIGDGLATALSALFGGPANTTYGENTGVLELSRVHDPKVIRLAACYAILLSFIPKMAEVIGSMPSAIIGGVSFMLYGMISAIGVRNVVENHVDFTKSRNLIIAGVIFVCGLGFSDGLTFTVAGTSVTLTSLAIAAIAGIFLNAILPGNDYHFGKDPKIDANRGLDMIPNLHEDTSYADDEE
- a CDS encoding LytTR family DNA-binding domain-containing protein, whose translation is MKIKIEMDEQAEEEVIIRCRGMTEQIAAIQRAVSEAAGAVQKIVLYKGNTEYYLPMNDILFFETADHGVAAHTGNDMYEAGYKLYELEEILPGFFMRVSKSTILNTSHIFSINRNLTASSVVAFENTHKKVYVSRYYYKPLISKLEERRLHQ
- a CDS encoding TRAP transporter large permease translates to MSAVVVFIIFAICLVIAIPISISLGIVAVLPGAFDASFTASAGYVIRSMVGGIDSFPLLAVPMFVLAGILMAHGKISEKLFDVFVYFLGNKRAGIPCAVIITCLFYGAISGSAPATVAAVGSMTIPLLIELGYEKDFSTAIVAVAGGLGVIIPPSIPFIMYAMATGESVSELFLAGIVPGMMISALLIFYAYYYCRRHGEDREKIQAKMDQLKAKGFFNILKESIWALLSPVIVLGCIYSGVASPTEAAVISVFYSLFVSLFIYRSIKVKQIWGIMVEAMKTYAPILFILATSTAFSRVLTLMQVPQDVSAWIMTHFSNEIVLLIVINVVLLIVGMVMDTTPAILILSPILLPIVEHVGMNPIHFGVMMIVNLAVGFVTPPVGVNLFVASSLTNVPMMQIAKKAMPMIGYFMLALLLITFIPAISLCLLS
- a CDS encoding LiaF transmembrane domain-containing protein; this translates as MKKKNIAWGLFFIFLAAVYLVISSTGMELGVGLPGIFMTVLFVWLFVEGIKDVNFYSIVFAIAFICILYRKPLGLEKLGLTSWTILGAALLLSIGLSMIFKDVRRKNWKTKTINWDEQMSMPNGEQCSGEHIRCENNFGSAIRYINSEHFCDAQLENNFGSMSVYFDNAIIAGEAASVEVENNFGETNLYIPKEWKVQNELKRSFGAVEEIGRGEGSSVATLYLRGAANFGVIKIYYI